One Bacillota bacterium genomic window carries:
- a CDS encoding acylphosphatase: protein MAGAIRTNARIRAIVYGHVQGVGYRAFARSVAEGLALGGFVRNLPDGSVEVVAEGEKATLDRFIKELEEGPLFGRVRGVDVEWSDYRGDLVGFTIR from the coding sequence ATGGCAGGTGCAATTCGGACCAATGCAAGGATTAGGGCCATCGTCTACGGCCACGTTCAGGGCGTCGGATATCGTGCCTTTGCCCGGAGCGTTGCAGAGGGCCTCGCTTTGGGCGGTTTTGTGCGAAACCTACCCGACGGCAGTGTCGAGGTTGTTGCTGAAGGAGAAAAAGCAACCCTCGATAGGTTTATAAAGGAGCTCGAAGAGGGCCCTCTCTTTGGGCGGGTCAGAGGCGTCGATGTAGAGTGGTCCGATTACCGGGGGGATCTTGTAGGCTTCACGATACGTTGA